The genomic stretch GTAGCGGTTCTCCAACGCATACATGCGGTCGTATTCGGCTGGGTTCACGCCTCGGACCTCGGACCTCGGACCTCGGACTCTCCAGGCCCTTCTCTTCCCCCCGTCCCTTCGTCCCTCTGTCCCTCTCTCCCTTCGCCCTTCGCCCTTTGCCCTTCGCCCGAGATTTCCATCCGGGCCTTCTTCCCCTTGAGCCGCAGCTTGATCAGGTCGCGAATCATTCTCGGTCCGTCGCGCATCAGCACGACTTTGGAGCCCTCTTGGTGGCGCCAGCGGATCGGCACTTCGGCGATCTTGTAGCCAAGGTCCCTGGCGATGAGCAGCGCCTCGAAATCAAAGCTGAACCCTTCGAGTTTGCAGCGGGAGAAGACGTCCCTGGCCACGTCCCGTTTGAACAGCTTGAAGCCGCATTGAGTGTCCTTGATCCCCCGGATCGCGAGGAGCTGAACGGCCATGTTGAACGCCCTCCCGAGAAGTTCACGATAGAGGGGCTGCCGAATTTCCAGATTGCTTTCTTTCAGGGGGCGGCTGCCGATGGCCACGTCGGCCCCCTGCTCGATTGACGGGAACAGCTTTTCGATCTCCTCTATGGGGGCGGCCAGGTCGGCATCGGAAAAGAGAAGAAGCTCGGCCTCGACCTCCAGCATGCCCCGCCGCACCACATAGCCTTTGCCCCGGTTGGGGTTGCTCGCAATCAAAGAGAAGCCGGGGTTCTCCTCACAGAAGGCGGCGACAAGATTGGGCGTTTCATCCTTGCTGCCGTCGCTGACCACGGTGACGGACCACGTGTAGCTCTGCGCGGACAAGTATTCGCGCAGGCGCTTTAGGGTGGGCACGATGCGGGCTTGCTCGTTGTAGGCGGGTACGAGGACCGCCAGTCGAGGAACGTTCAATTCGAGCCGATGATACCGCGCGTATAATGAACTTGAGAGACACCTGAGCACATGAAGATCGAGGAAGCTGTATGGCAGGACTGTGGGCGCATGAGCGGGGCACTGTGTTTTAGGAACACGAGAATTCCGGTCAAGACGCTCTTTGACCACCTCGAAACCGACGGATTGGCGGCATTCTATCGCGGTTTCCCTGACGTTTCGCCCGAGATGGTAGCAGCGGTGTTACGCACTTCTCGTTCGCTTCTCGAAACGCAGTTCAACGAGAAGGCCGCCGCTTGAAGCGCGTGCTACTGGATCACTGCGTAACCATGGAGTTCCTTGATGAGTTGCCGGATCATGAGGTAACGCATACCCGGCAGCGTGGTTGGCAAGCCATGGCAAATGGCGAGCTCGTTCGGGCCGCGAACGCCGAGTTCGACGTGCTCCTTACGACCGACAAGAATATGGAATATCAGACGTCGCTCAAAGGGCTGGACCTTTGTGTAGTGGTCGCGGACGTCCAGAGAAACGACATACACGAGCTCCGAGCCATTCGCGAGGAACTGCGCCAAGCCATTGACAACGCCGGACCTGGCAAGTTCGTTCGCGTCACTAAGCCCTGACTAGTCCTCCGGCAAAGGGCGGCCCTTGGTTTCTGGCGCGAAGGGAACCACGATCAAACCCACGACATAAACAGCTGAGGCGAGCATCAGGCCGCGAGCAACGTTGCCTTCCGAGGTCCCGATGAGCGCAGCTGTGATCCAAGGGAACGGCGCTTGGCCGATGCGCGCCGTGTTGTAGGCCAAGCTGCATCCAGTTGCCCTAAACCGCGTGGGGAACATCTCTGGCAGCCACAGACCGTAGCCTGCCGAGAGCCCAATTGTGAAAAAAGAAAGAAGCGGCGCGAACCAAAGGAGGGATTCGAACGTGATGGCCGAACCCAGCGCCAGCCAAAGCACGAGCGGGCACGCCGCAAAAAAGCCCCAATAGGCCCCTCGCCTTCCTATCCGCTCGCAGAGCCAGGGGAAGAACAACACACCGAGCAGGGTCCCGGTGTGCTGCGTGTAGGTGACCTGGCTCTTGTGGACCGCGATCACGGCGGCATCCAGCCCCTGGGAGGCCTGCTGTACCAGGTTGGGGAGCCAGAAAGCGAAGTTGTTTGCCCCCGCGATGCCTACGAGGCCGATAACCATCGCCAGGAGGGCGTTCTTTCGCCATTTTGGTGCGGCAAACAGGTCTTTCAGGGGCTCAAACAAGCCCTTGCCCTTGCCTTCTTGGGTGCGCACCCATCGTTCAGGCTCCTTGACCCCTGCTCGAATGACGACGGTGATAGCAGCCGGAGCGATCCCCGCGAGAAAAAGCCAACGCCAGCTTTCGCCGGCCAGCGCCTGGTTGGCAAGCGCCGCCAGCACTGGCCCGAAAGCAGCCGCCGTCTGAAGGAGCGCCGCCGCTGCAGCGCGGGCCCGGTCCGGGAACACCTCGGAGACGAGTGCGGCCCCCGCGGCCCACTCGCCTCCGATTCCCATGGCGGTGAGGAACCGGACTGCCGCGACGTGCTCAGGGGTCTGGCAGAGCGCCGTTAGTCCCGTGAACCCGCAGTACAGCAGGATCGTCAGGGTCATCGTTTTGGCGCGGCCCCAGCGGTCGGCCATCACCCCAAACACCAGGCCCCCGATCGCCCACCCGAGGAAGAACAGCGTCTGGATCTGGCCCTCGATGCGCGTCCCGGTGTCGTTCAGGTCGTAGGCGGCCTTGCCGCCCAGCATCTCGGTGATCATTGGGGTCTTGGCGAAGTTGAAAAGGGCCGTATCGGCGATGTCGAAGACCCACCCGAGCCAGGCGACGGCGAGGACAAGGACCTGGTAGCGGCTCAGTCCCTTCCACCATTTCACCGGGGCGTCCACGGGCATGAAGTACTCATTCGAGGCTGTCGGTGGGGTTCCTTCCCTTGGAGTCGCCCAAGGCTTCTTCTCTGGGGGATCGCCGTTGAGGGTCCCAGGCCCGTGGAACTCAGGTGCGCTCAAACTAGATTCAAGCGTATAGTTTCAGTAAGATCGAAATGAACGTACTACCCGCCACCGTCCTTTCCATAGCTGCGGCCCTCGGCTTCGTGGCCGCGTTCAGCGTCGTGCAACCCCCCACCCCCATGTCCACCGAACCTCAAGAAAAGCGCATCGACCCGCCCGGCTCAAAGTCCCTTTATGTGGCCGGCGGCTGCTTCTGGTGCATCGAGACCCTCTTCGACCAGCTCAAAGGGGTCTATTTCTCGGAGAGCGGTTACGCTGGCGGTGCCAAGGCCGGGGTGACCTACGAGGAAGTCTGCTTGGGAAGAACGGGCCATGCTGAGACGGTTCGCGTCGTCTACGACCCAAAGAAGGTCGACGCGGCCGACCTTCTGCGCATCTTCTTCACGGTTCACGACCCCACGACGCTCAATGCGCAGGGGCCCGATCATGGCACCCAATACCGCTCCGCCATCTTCACGACGAGCGACGCCGATCGAGACCTTGCGATCCAGGTGCGCGATGAGGTGGCCAAGGCCAAGATTTGGCGCAACAAGATCGTGACCGAGATCAGTCCGCTGAAGAACTGGACGGTCGCCGAGGAATACCATCAGAACTACTTCGAGAACTTCGAGAAGGCGCCGCTCAGCGTGCAGATGCGCATGAACGCGGGCTACTGCAAGGCGATCATCGAGCCCAAGGTGCTCAAGTTTAGGGAGAAGTTTCGCGACAAGCTGAAGCGGGGGGAGTGAGTCTCGCTTGGTCCGCTCTTGGGACCACCTTTCGGGTGGCACTGGCAACACATAGCCCGTGCCACCCAATCAGAACCTTGTCGCCAACCACCCTGCAATCTTCTCGATATCTGGCCCAAGGGGCCGGTCCTCTTCTAGTTTGGAGACTAGACGACGGAGTTCTTCAAAGGCGTCCTGCACGCCGACCCCTGGCTTGAGCGGCTTTCGGTATTCCAGTCCCTGCGCGGCGCAAAGGAACTCGATCGCCAGCACCCGGGTTGCGCAGTCAACAACTTTCCTGAACTTGAGCGCCGCGGTCATTCCCATCGAAACGTGGTCCTCTTTCCCGCCGGAGGTCGGCACATTGTCGATGCTGCTGGGGTGAGAGAGCACCCGGCACTCGGCCAAAAGGGCCGCCGCAGTCACTTGGGCCATCATGAAGCCCGACTGGACTCCGGCGTCGTCGGTCAGGAAGGATGGGAGCCCTTCACTGAGGTCAGGATTCACTAAACGCTCGATCCTGCGCTCGGAGATGCTTGCCAAGTCGGTGATGGCAATAGCGGCATAGTCCATCACGTAGGCGATTGGCGCTCCATGGAAGTTACCGCCGGAGACAACTTCTCCCGTTTCGGCGAAGACCAAGGGGTTGTCGGTTCCGGAGCCCGATTCAATTTCGAGAACCGAGCGTACGTGGGCCATCGCGTCTCGCACCGCGCCGTGAACCTGCGGCATGCAGCGAAGCGAATAGGCGTCCTGCACCCGAGTGTCGCCCTCCCGGTGCGACTCGCGAATCTCACTGTCCTCAAGCAACTCTCGAAGATGTTTGGCGGCGGCGGCTTGCCCAGCATGGGGCCGGGCCCCCTGGATGCGCGGATCGAAGGCGGCGGGAGTGTCGCGAAGGGCTTCGAGGGTCATTGCGCCGGCCAGGTCGGCGCTTTCTGCGAGCTTGATCGCTTCAAGAGTCGCCAACGCCCCTACCGCCATCATTGCCTGGGTACCGTTCAGCAGCGCCAAGCCCTCTTTGGCCTCCAGCCCGATCGGAAGCAACCCGGCGCTGAACAGGGCCTCGCGGCCAGGCACACGCCGTCCGTTGACGAACGCCTCGCCTTCACCCACCAGCACCAACGCCAAATGTGCCAGCGGAGCCAGGTCACCGCTGGCGCCGACCGACCCCCGTGAGGGAACGACGGGATAGACGCCCTCGTTGAGGGAGTCCACAAGGATTTGGGCGATGTCGGGACGGGCCCCTGAATAGCCCTTGGCGAGCACGTTGGCGCGCAGCAACATCAGGGCCCTCGTTTCGGGCTCGCTGAGAGGCTCCATCACTCCGCAGGCGTGGCTGCGAACCAAGTTGAGTTGAAGGCGGCCGAGGTCTTCGTCGGGGATGCGTACGTTGGCGAGCCTGCCGAACCCGGTGTTCACGCCGTACACCGGTTCACCGGTGTGAACAATTCCCTCGACCACGGCACGGGATTCCTTCATGGCCTTGATGGCGGAGGCTGAAAGCGCAACCTCCTCGCGGCCACGGGCCACGCGCGCGATGGCTTCAAGAGACAGAGGCTCGCCGCTGAGTTCGATCATCGGAAGCCATTATGGGGCATAATCTTCACGCTCCAGTTGCCCCCAGCGGGATGTCGAGTTTCTAGAGTTTGGGACGCTGTTCCCAGGTTCGGAGGCAAGCTATCTCGCCGGGAACTGCGCGGCATACGAACGGCAAATCCCGCCAGGGCCGGAAGGCAGCAACGGTACGCTGCACCGGTGCGCGACGCAATCTTCCCGGCAACTGGAGCCCAGGGCCTTGACGATTTACCATTGACGATGTACGATCTAGGTGTCAGAGTCTGCTGGACATCGGCAATATTCTGCGGAGAGTCTTCCATGGCCCACGAAGGGGTCCCGGTTCATCTGTCGTTCGTCTTCGATATTCGCGGATTTCAGATTTCAAATCTGAGATTTCAGAGCCTAAATCATAAATCGTAAATCGTCAATCGCAAATCGTCAATCGTCAATCCTCACTCCCGTGGCACACGTTTCTCTCTACCGCAAATACCGAAGCCAGAGCTTCGGCGATCTGGTGGGGCAAAACCACGTGGTCCGCTCGCTGCAGAGCGCGCTCAAGTCGGGAAAGATCTCGCACGCTTACCTGTTTACCGGCCCGCGCGGGACCGGCAAGACCAGCACGGCCCGACTGCTCGCCAAGGCCCTCTGCTGCGAAAAAGGACCTGCCGCCGAACCCTGTAACGAGTGCTCCATCTGCGTCGGGATCACCGACGGTTCGTGCATGGATGTGCAGGAAATGGACGCGGCGAGCGAATCGGGCGTCGAGCAGGTTCGAGACTCCATCGTCCAGGTTGCCGAGTACGTGCCGACCCAAGCGCGCTACAAGGTGTTCATCATCGACGAGGTCCATGACCTGAGCGCCAAGGCGTTCGACGCCCTGCTCAAGACAGTCGAGGAGCCGCCGGACCACCTGATCTTCGTTTTGGCCACCACGGAATATCACAGAGTGCCGCCGACCATTCGCTCACGATGCCAGAAGTTTGAATTCCATCGCGGCAGCATCCAGGACATCGTTTCGCGCCTAGACCACGTGGCCAAGGCAGAAGGAATCGAAATCGAGCCTGCCGCGCTCAGCGCGATCGGCCGCATGGCGGATGGCGGGTATCGCGACGCTCTGAACTTGCTGGAGCAGGCCTCGCTGACGGCTGAGGGCGCGGTCACTTTGGCCCACGTCTACGACCAGTTGGGCCTCATCGACGAGGAAGCTGTAGATAAGCTCCTACTGGCCATCCGTGCGGCCGACTATCCCGCGATCGTGGAACTCGTCGCTGAGTTCGGCAGGCTTGGCAGGGATCCGCGTGCGGTTCTGGAGTCATCGCTCTATCGCCTCGCCGACCTCACCCGTGCCTCTCTGGACATCTCCGGTTCAAACGCCGGCGACGGGGCGCGCGAAGCGGCCATGTTCGAGACTGCAGCCCACCTGGGCAAGGAAGCGATTCTGCAACTCAGAGGGGATTTGAGCCAGGCGCATATCGACATTCGCGATGTGACCCTGCCGCGAATCTGGCTGGAATCCGAACTCCTCAGGCTGGCGACGAAGCTGAACGCGCCGCTGCACGCGACTCGTTCAGCGGTTGCCGAGCACAAACCGGCGCCCCAGGCACCTCAAAAGCACGAGCCAGAGCCAAAGCCCGTGGCCGCAGCCAAGCCTCCTAAACCGGAGCCTGCAAAAAACGGCTCGCCTGTCGCGGCCGTAGAGGTCGAAGTACAGGAACCAGCTCCGGCAGAGGTCTCACCAGACATCGAGGAGGCTCCTTCCGGCGATCCTGCGCTCGATGCGGCGCGTGTCGCCTGGAAGCAAGTGGTGTCCGCTATCTCCGCCAATCCAAAGGCAAGGGCCATGGCGCACAAGCTCCGGAGCACACGCGTTGTTCGAATCGACGGGGAAAGAGTGATCGTCGAATTTGAGCGGCAAGTGGACATGCAGAGCATCGTCGACGGACCGAACGGTCCACCCCGGGTGGCCAAGATCAAGGAGCTGCTCGGCAAGGAGCTGGGTGAAAACCGAGAGATTCAGTTCGTCGCCGGGCAGAAGGGCCCCAAGTCCATCGAGGAACCTACGGTAGAATTGCCCGCTGAAGGACAGAAGCTCGTAGACATCGCTCGCGAGGTCTTTCCTAGCGGCTAACGGCTATACAGCCCTCAAATCCCAGAGGATCACACACCTATGAAACTTCCAAAGCAGTTCGGCGGAGTCGGCATGGGCGGCCTGATGCAGCGCGCTCAAGAGGCGATGGCGAAGGCCCAAAGGCTGGAAGAGGACCTGGCCAACGAACGGATCGAAATCGACAAGGGTCCAGTTAAGGCCACTTTCTCTGGCACTGGGGAGCTCGTGAAAATCAGTTTGGACAAGAGCGTGGTCGATCCTGAAGATATCGAGGTTCTTGAGGACTTGATCGTCAGCACCGTTCGGGACGGGTTCACCCAGGCGACCACCATGCGAAACGAGCGCGTTCAGGAGATCATGCCGAACGTGCCGCATATCCCCGGAATGTAGATGCTCTACGCTCGGCCCCTTGCGGACCTCATTGCCGAGCTCGAACGGCTGCCGGGAATCGGACCCAAGTCGGCCCAACGGCTCGCCTATCATCTCCTAAGGCAGACTCAGGCCGATGTGGAACGCCTGAGCCAAGCCTTGGTTGCTGCCAAGCATTCTCTGCGTCTTTGCGAGCGCTGCCAGAACTTCAGCGTCGAGCCGGTTTGCGATCTCTGCCGCGACTCACGCCGCCAAGCCCAGCAGATCTGCGTGGTCTCCGACCCCAAAGACATCACGGCGATCGAGCGCATGAACGAGTATCACGGCCAGTACCACGTGCTGCATGGGGCGCTCTCTCCCATCGACGGGATCGGCCCAGAGCAACTGCGCGTGCGCGAGCTGATCGCTAGGGTGGAGACAGGGGTTGAGGAGGTGATTCTGGCGACCAACCCGACCATCGAAGGCGATGCCACCGCCCTGTATCTGGCCAAGCTCTTGAAGCCGTGCGGAGTTCGAGTGACCCGTCTGGCCCACGGCATGCCCATTGGCGGGGAACTGGACTACGCCGATTCGGCAACCCTGCACAGCGCATTCGAGTTTCGTCGCGAGATGTAGGCTCAGGCCACCCAAACTCCAGGACGCGCCGAACTCCATGTTCCCAGACGGCAGACCCACGAGCAAGTCGCTCTGACCATCCCGGCCATCATGAGCCAGATCGCCCCAAGTTGGCAGGAGAGGGGAAGCAGGGTGATCAGATCGGTGAACGCCCGGAACGACTTGCCTCCGACCTTGCCCCAGGGGGTGGTTTCTTCTCCCGGCAGCCTGTCGCGGCGCGCCGCACTTTCAAGGGCCAGCCTCCGGGCGTCGGAGGTGGCTCCTTGGGCGGCCCTGGGGTCGCGCTGGATGACGTCCATCAAGTTGCGAATGCCCTCGACATCGGTGCTGGCCACCAGAATTCCGGTCCGCGGCCCGTGTCGTAAGGACCGGATCGACGAAACGCTTTGCACAGGCTCCGCCTCGGGCAAGGGCACCATGGCCGCGAGCGCCATGAGGATGCCCGCGCATGCGATGCTGTGCCGGAGAATCGGAAGAGCCCGTGACTTCAGGCAAGCGTAGCTATAAAACAGGAGGGTGGACGAAAAGAACACGGGGAACCAAATCGCCACATCGAGCGAGCGCACGAGGTCCACCCTGGTGGCCAAACCAAGCACGAACACGACGAGTCCGGCAAACCCAACCCCCACGTTACGCCAAGCCACATCGCCTTGGCCCGCCCTCTCCGCCATCGAAACGGCGATTTCCTCTGCCTGGCGTGTGCCGAAGCGCTCCAAGGCCAAGCGCTCAGCCTCCTCGCGAGTGTGTCCAGCCTCGACCAGGTCTTCTACGGCATCCAGCAGATGCGCGTGAAACTCAGCGAGGATCGCGTCGGCGCCCTCGGGGTCGTTCAGCGGCTGCAGCCGCGAGCCCACGCCATCGAGATAGCGCTCGATCGCTCCTCCTTCAATCGGTTCGGGTGGCTCGTGCAGCATGACGATTAACCATCGTGGTTGAGCTTGAACAGGGAATTCATGCTCTTGGCGAACTGGAGCCAATTGCGGCGCTGGGCCTTGAGCTCACTGCGCCCCGTCGAGGTCAGTGAATAGGTCTTTCTCGAGGCCCTGCCCTCCTCGTGGTTCCATTCGGCCGTGATCAGGCCCGCTTCCTCCAGCCGGTGCAAGCCCGGATAGAGCTGCCCCTCGCCCAGCTTGAGGAAGCCCTCGCTGTGTTTTTGAACTCGCTTAACGATCCCGTAGCCGTGCAAGGGCCCATCGGCCAGCGTGGCCAGGATGACTGCGTCTAGATCGGATCGGAATGCCATGTTGCGGTGTGCCTCTGGAAGTCAATATACACGAGACCCAACGCTCCTACCAACTGTTTTGTGAGCCGGCGGGCGCGAAGTCGAAGTATGCTCGGGTCTGAGGCTCCACTCATGATCGCTTTTGCACTTTCTGTGCTCGCGGCACCCCAGGCCGCCGTCTGGTACGGCCCAGCCACCGTTTCCTTCACATTTCCGCTTGAAGGAAGCCCATATGATCCGGCCCTGAACGACCTGCGCGTTCGTTTCGAGCGCCCCAAACAAATCGCCGAAGAGCGCCTGGCCTATTTCGACGCAGGCACGATCAAATGCGTCTTGGTTTCGCCCGTCAAGGGCTCCTATCGCGCGACCCTGCTCGTGAATCGAAAGCCTGCGCCCGTCGCACCCCAGTCCGGGAATCTGTCGAGGCAACTCCCGGATGGGTACCTTCGCGTGGACTCCAAGTCTCGCCGATTTCGGTTCGACCGAGGCGCAGCCTACTGGCCCATCGGACACAACCTCGGCTGGCAAACCCCCAGCCTCCCCGACATAACCGAGCAGATCGCCCAGATGGCCAAGGAGGGTATCAACTGGACCCGCATCTGGGCCTGCCATTGGGACGGAAAGAACCCGTTTTGGCCCCAAGACGGCCACAAACTGCCGATGGGAACCCTCGACCCGAAGGTGCTATCGCGTTGGGACCAGATTGTCGAGGCCTGCGCCAGGAACGGTGTGCGGTTCCAGTTTGTGCTGTTCCACCATGGCCAGTTCGCTTCGACCGTGAACCCCAATTGGCCCGATCACCCCTGGAATGCCAAGAACGGCGGCTTCCTCTCGAACGCGGCCGACTTCTTCACTAACCCCACCGCCAAACGCCTCGCCAAGCTCTGGCTCAGGTACGCGGTGGCACGATGGGGGCACTCCCCCTCGATCATGGCTTGGGAGCTCTTCAACGAGGTGGAGTGGGTGGACGCTCGCTACCAAAATCGTTGGGCCGATATCGAGGCTTGGCACGCCGAGATGGCGGAGTACCTGCGCTCGATCGATCCATACCGCCACCTCGTCACTTCCAGTTCGGCGATGGACCAACCTGCGCTTTGGGTCAAGCTGGACTATTATCAGCCCCACACCTATCCGCCCGACATCTCAAGCGCCGTGGCGGGCGCCACGTTGCCCAAGGACAAACCGCTCTTCTATGGCGAATTCGGTCCTGGCGACTTCCAGGGCGACGCCGAAAGGCGCGCGATTCGGGATGGCATCTGGGCCGCGGCGCTCTCGTGCCACGCGGGTGCGGCGCAGTATTGGTATTGGGACCGCATGCAGGCGCCGGGCATGGTTGCCGAATTTCGCCGGGCTAGCCACCTACTCACATCCTTCAACTATGCCGAGAGGAAGGACTTGCGGCCCCTTGCTTTCAAAGTGGACGCTCCGATGGGCGGCGACCTGGTGTTCGGACCCGGCGTGGGTTGGGGGGCCACCACCAAGTTCGAATTTCAGCTACCAGAAGAGGCCACCGCAGCGAACCTCGGCAAGCTTTCGGGGTTCATGAACTCCCACACAGGAGGCAACAAGGCGCTCTTCCCCGAGCCGCTGACCTTCCGCTTCCGGGCGCCGGCAGCGGGGGCTCTGAAGATCCGTTTGGGAACGCTCGCCAAGGCCGGAGCCTCGCTTCGCGTGTCCGCCAACGGGGCGGTGGTGACGGAGCGGAAATGGGACGGCGGAAACGCTGACCGCCTCCTGAACGAGACGCTGGAAGCCAAGTTCCCAGCCGGCGACGTCGTGCTCAAGATCGAGAGCCTGGGGCCGGATTGGGTCGTGGTTCAGAGCTTTTCGATCGCCGGCATCGCGCCTCTGGCCTCAGGGATGGCCTGTGGCGACAAGAACGGCGCGCTGATCAGGCTGCGATTGGCCGGCGGAGCAGCCCTTCCGTTGGAGGTGGGGCTCGGCGGGCTCGGGCTCCCCGACGGCATCTATCGGTCAAATGAGTTGGACTTGGCTCAAGGATCGGGTCAGATCGGGACCGTTCAGATCAAAGGTGGCTGGGTCGTCGGCAGAGTCAAGCTCACGTCGCCCGATTCCGTGTTATCCCTTACGCGCCGCCCCTGATCGGGTGCCAACCCGCAAGTGATCGGAGGCTTAGGAGCTTGGCGCCCTGCGGTGCGCGCACCGACACCGAGCCGCCAAGCCACGTCAGTCCGTTCGGCTCGATTTCACCGCCTTCGGCGTCGATCCAGAGATCCACGACCGGGGTCTTGGAGGCCAGTATCCACCGGTCGCCATCAGCTCGCACTTCGATCTCGCCGAGGGGCGCGACGATATCCTTAGGCTCGCAAAGCAGCCGCCAAGCGGGGGCCGCGTCTTCCGCCTCGACCCAAAGGAGGCATGTGTTGGGGTCCAGCCCGCTCAAATCGATCTCCCCGGCAGCGCGGCGCGCAAACCCCTCGACGTTCACCTCCAACGAGGCCTCGCGGAGCACCGAGCCATCGGTTAGGCTCACTGCCCGGAGAACGCATGTCGTGTTCCACTGTTCGGCGCCATCGTTTGCCAGAACCGCACCAGCTTTGCCCTCCTCCAATTGCAGCGCGATCATCCTGGGAGCGCAGAGCCGCGCCATCTCATGGCCCAGCACCTTCTTACTTCCGGTGCAATCCAGGATCGCCCAGCTCTGAACCGGCCAGCAGTCGTTGAGTTGCCAGACGAGCGCGCCCTTGCAGAGGTCGCCGCCCCGGTAATGCTCAAAGGCAAATCGAATAGCGTCCCTCTGGTTGAGCTGGGTGTAGTA from Armatimonadota bacterium encodes the following:
- the recR gene encoding recombination protein RecR gives rise to the protein MLYARPLADLIAELERLPGIGPKSAQRLAYHLLRQTQADVERLSQALVAAKHSLRLCERCQNFSVEPVCDLCRDSRRQAQQICVVSDPKDITAIERMNEYHGQYHVLHGALSPIDGIGPEQLRVRELIARVETGVEEVILATNPTIEGDATALYLAKLLKPCGVRVTRLAHGMPIGGELDYADSATLHSAFEFRREM
- a CDS encoding YbaB/EbfC family nucleoid-associated protein, with protein sequence MKLPKQFGGVGMGGLMQRAQEAMAKAQRLEEDLANERIEIDKGPVKATFSGTGELVKISLDKSVVDPEDIEVLEDLIVSTVRDGFTQATTMRNERVQEIMPNVPHIPGM
- the dnaX gene encoding DNA polymerase III subunit gamma/tau, with the protein product MAHVSLYRKYRSQSFGDLVGQNHVVRSLQSALKSGKISHAYLFTGPRGTGKTSTARLLAKALCCEKGPAAEPCNECSICVGITDGSCMDVQEMDAASESGVEQVRDSIVQVAEYVPTQARYKVFIIDEVHDLSAKAFDALLKTVEEPPDHLIFVLATTEYHRVPPTIRSRCQKFEFHRGSIQDIVSRLDHVAKAEGIEIEPAALSAIGRMADGGYRDALNLLEQASLTAEGAVTLAHVYDQLGLIDEEAVDKLLLAIRAADYPAIVELVAEFGRLGRDPRAVLESSLYRLADLTRASLDISGSNAGDGAREAAMFETAAHLGKEAILQLRGDLSQAHIDIRDVTLPRIWLESELLRLATKLNAPLHATRSAVAEHKPAPQAPQKHEPEPKPVAAAKPPKPEPAKNGSPVAAVEVEVQEPAPAEVSPDIEEAPSGDPALDAARVAWKQVVSAISANPKARAMAHKLRSTRVVRIDGERVIVEFERQVDMQSIVDGPNGPPRVAKIKELLGKELGENREIQFVAGQKGPKSIEEPTVELPAEGQKLVDIAREVFPSG
- a CDS encoding glycosyltransferase family 2 protein, whose translation is MNVPRLAVLVPAYNEQARIVPTLKRLREYLSAQSYTWSVTVVSDGSKDETPNLVAAFCEENPGFSLIASNPNRGKGYVVRRGMLEVEAELLLFSDADLAAPIEEIEKLFPSIEQGADVAIGSRPLKESNLEIRQPLYRELLGRAFNMAVQLLAIRGIKDTQCGFKLFKRDVARDVFSRCKLEGFSFDFEALLIARDLGYKIAEVPIRWRHQEGSKVVLMRDGPRMIRDLIKLRLKGKKARMEISGEGQRAKGEGREGQRDEGTGGREGPGESEVRGPRSEA
- a CDS encoding helix-turn-helix transcriptional regulator; this translates as MAFRSDLDAVILATLADGPLHGYGIVKRVQKHSEGFLKLGEGQLYPGLHRLEEAGLITAEWNHEEGRASRKTYSLTSTGRSELKAQRRNWLQFAKSMNSLFKLNHDG
- the msrA gene encoding peptide-methionine (S)-S-oxide reductase MsrA; the protein is MSTEPQEKRIDPPGSKSLYVAGGCFWCIETLFDQLKGVYFSESGYAGGAKAGVTYEEVCLGRTGHAETVRVVYDPKKVDAADLLRIFFTVHDPTTLNAQGPDHGTQYRSAIFTTSDADRDLAIQVRDEVAKAKIWRNKIVTEISPLKNWTVAEEYHQNYFENFEKAPLSVQMRMNAGYCKAIIEPKVLKFREKFRDKLKRGE
- a CDS encoding DUF433 domain-containing protein yields the protein MSGALCFRNTRIPVKTLFDHLETDGLAAFYRGFPDVSPEMVAAVLRTSRSLLETQFNEKAAA
- the hutH gene encoding histidine ammonia-lyase; amino-acid sequence: MIELSGEPLSLEAIARVARGREEVALSASAIKAMKESRAVVEGIVHTGEPVYGVNTGFGRLANVRIPDEDLGRLQLNLVRSHACGVMEPLSEPETRALMLLRANVLAKGYSGARPDIAQILVDSLNEGVYPVVPSRGSVGASGDLAPLAHLALVLVGEGEAFVNGRRVPGREALFSAGLLPIGLEAKEGLALLNGTQAMMAVGALATLEAIKLAESADLAGAMTLEALRDTPAAFDPRIQGARPHAGQAAAAKHLRELLEDSEIRESHREGDTRVQDAYSLRCMPQVHGAVRDAMAHVRSVLEIESGSGTDNPLVFAETGEVVSGGNFHGAPIAYVMDYAAIAITDLASISERRIERLVNPDLSEGLPSFLTDDAGVQSGFMMAQVTAAALLAECRVLSHPSSIDNVPTSGGKEDHVSMGMTAALKFRKVVDCATRVLAIEFLCAAQGLEYRKPLKPGVGVQDAFEELRRLVSKLEEDRPLGPDIEKIAGWLATRF
- a CDS encoding MFS transporter: MSAPEFHGPGTLNGDPPEKKPWATPREGTPPTASNEYFMPVDAPVKWWKGLSRYQVLVLAVAWLGWVFDIADTALFNFAKTPMITEMLGGKAAYDLNDTGTRIEGQIQTLFFLGWAIGGLVFGVMADRWGRAKTMTLTILLYCGFTGLTALCQTPEHVAAVRFLTAMGIGGEWAAGAALVSEVFPDRARAAAAALLQTAAAFGPVLAALANQALAGESWRWLFLAGIAPAAITVVIRAGVKEPERWVRTQEGKGKGLFEPLKDLFAAPKWRKNALLAMVIGLVGIAGANNFAFWLPNLVQQASQGLDAAVIAVHKSQVTYTQHTGTLLGVLFFPWLCERIGRRGAYWGFFAACPLVLWLALGSAITFESLLWFAPLLSFFTIGLSAGYGLWLPEMFPTRFRATGCSLAYNTARIGQAPFPWITAALIGTSEGNVARGLMLASAVYVVGLIVVPFAPETKGRPLPED
- a CDS encoding cellulase family glycosylhydrolase gives rise to the protein MIAFALSVLAAPQAAVWYGPATVSFTFPLEGSPYDPALNDLRVRFERPKQIAEERLAYFDAGTIKCVLVSPVKGSYRATLLVNRKPAPVAPQSGNLSRQLPDGYLRVDSKSRRFRFDRGAAYWPIGHNLGWQTPSLPDITEQIAQMAKEGINWTRIWACHWDGKNPFWPQDGHKLPMGTLDPKVLSRWDQIVEACARNGVRFQFVLFHHGQFASTVNPNWPDHPWNAKNGGFLSNAADFFTNPTAKRLAKLWLRYAVARWGHSPSIMAWELFNEVEWVDARYQNRWADIEAWHAEMAEYLRSIDPYRHLVTSSSAMDQPALWVKLDYYQPHTYPPDISSAVAGATLPKDKPLFYGEFGPGDFQGDAERRAIRDGIWAAALSCHAGAAQYWYWDRMQAPGMVAEFRRASHLLTSFNYAERKDLRPLAFKVDAPMGGDLVFGPGVGWGATTKFEFQLPEEATAANLGKLSGFMNSHTGGNKALFPEPLTFRFRAPAAGALKIRLGTLAKAGASLRVSANGAVVTERKWDGGNADRLLNETLEAKFPAGDVVLKIESLGPDWVVVQSFSIAGIAPLASGMACGDKNGALIRLRLAGGAALPLEVGLGGLGLPDGIYRSNELDLAQGSGQIGTVQIKGGWVVGRVKLTSPDSVLSLTRRP